From Juglans regia cultivar Chandler chromosome 8, Walnut 2.0, whole genome shotgun sequence, the proteins below share one genomic window:
- the LOC109001021 gene encoding WRKY transcription factor 18-like isoform X1, which yields MESKSLVDSSTSLDLNLNPFRPMDHEEAPKNEFDGVLGAQACDQKASIKEEAGHLAEELDRISSENKKLTEMLARMRENFNALQSHLIDIESKNSTKEIFIKSRKRKAEEEYFGNMFSHSSNEESYCKKAENFNTKVSRVCVRTDASNTNLAVKDGYQWRKYGQKVTRDNPSPRAYFRCSFAPSCPVKKKVQRSTEDPSLLVATYEGEHNHMHPFRADQLSSSSGGSSQCANLGSVHSFSSMRSSSRPTVTLDLIQSGLCESAKNSNQHVDSPAFQQFLVQQMASSLTRDPNFTETLAAAISGRILDYTQN from the exons ATGGAATCCAAATCCTTGGTCGACAGTAGTACTTCTCTGGACCTCAATCTGAATCCTTTCCGGCCTATGGATCATGAAGAAGCTCCG AAGAACGAGTTTGATGGAGTTTTAGGCGCTCAGGCTTGTGATCAGAAAGCATCCATTAAAGAAGAG GCTGGCCATTTGGCTGAGGAGTTGGATCGTATAAGCTCTGAGAACAAGAAGCTGACTGAAATGTTAGCTCGCATGCGTGAGAACTTCAATGCTTTGCAAAGCCATTTGATAGATATCGAGAGCAAGAACTCCACAAAGGAAATATTCATTAAATCGAGGAAGAGAAAGGCCGAGGAAGAGTATTTTGGAAATATGTTTAGCCACTCTAGCAATGAAGAGTCATATTGCAAAAAGGCCGAGAACTTCAACACCAAGGTTTCAAGGGTTTGTGTACGGACGGATGCATCCAACACGAACCTA GCTGTGAAGGATGGATATCAGTGGAGAAAATATGGCCAAAAGGTCACTAGAGATAACCCATCTCCAAGAGCTTATTTTAGGTGCTCCTTTGCACCAAGCTGCCCAGTCAAGAAGAAG GTGCAAAGGAGTACTGAAGATCCATCTCTTTTGGTAGCCACATATGAAGGAGAGCACAATCACATGCACCCTTTTCGAGCTGAtcaattatcatcatcatcaggaGGCTCAAGCCAATGTGCAAACCTTGGTTCTGTTCACTCATTCTCATCCATGAGATCTTCATCACGTCCTACGGTGACACTTGATTTGATCCAGTCCGGATTGTGCGAAAGTGCCAAAAACTCAAATCAACATGTTGATTCACCCGCTTTCCAGCAGTTTTTGGTCCAACAAATGGCTTCTTCCTTGACAAGAGATCCCAATTTCACAGAAACACTTGCCGCGGCCATTTCCGG
- the LOC109001021 gene encoding WRKY transcription factor 18-like isoform X2 has translation MESKSLVDSSTSLDLNLNPFRPMDHEEAPNEFDGVLGAQACDQKASIKEEAGHLAEELDRISSENKKLTEMLARMRENFNALQSHLIDIESKNSTKEIFIKSRKRKAEEEYFGNMFSHSSNEESYCKKAENFNTKVSRVCVRTDASNTNLAVKDGYQWRKYGQKVTRDNPSPRAYFRCSFAPSCPVKKKVQRSTEDPSLLVATYEGEHNHMHPFRADQLSSSSGGSSQCANLGSVHSFSSMRSSSRPTVTLDLIQSGLCESAKNSNQHVDSPAFQQFLVQQMASSLTRDPNFTETLAAAISGRILDYTQN, from the exons ATGGAATCCAAATCCTTGGTCGACAGTAGTACTTCTCTGGACCTCAATCTGAATCCTTTCCGGCCTATGGATCATGAAGAAGCTCCG AACGAGTTTGATGGAGTTTTAGGCGCTCAGGCTTGTGATCAGAAAGCATCCATTAAAGAAGAG GCTGGCCATTTGGCTGAGGAGTTGGATCGTATAAGCTCTGAGAACAAGAAGCTGACTGAAATGTTAGCTCGCATGCGTGAGAACTTCAATGCTTTGCAAAGCCATTTGATAGATATCGAGAGCAAGAACTCCACAAAGGAAATATTCATTAAATCGAGGAAGAGAAAGGCCGAGGAAGAGTATTTTGGAAATATGTTTAGCCACTCTAGCAATGAAGAGTCATATTGCAAAAAGGCCGAGAACTTCAACACCAAGGTTTCAAGGGTTTGTGTACGGACGGATGCATCCAACACGAACCTA GCTGTGAAGGATGGATATCAGTGGAGAAAATATGGCCAAAAGGTCACTAGAGATAACCCATCTCCAAGAGCTTATTTTAGGTGCTCCTTTGCACCAAGCTGCCCAGTCAAGAAGAAG GTGCAAAGGAGTACTGAAGATCCATCTCTTTTGGTAGCCACATATGAAGGAGAGCACAATCACATGCACCCTTTTCGAGCTGAtcaattatcatcatcatcaggaGGCTCAAGCCAATGTGCAAACCTTGGTTCTGTTCACTCATTCTCATCCATGAGATCTTCATCACGTCCTACGGTGACACTTGATTTGATCCAGTCCGGATTGTGCGAAAGTGCCAAAAACTCAAATCAACATGTTGATTCACCCGCTTTCCAGCAGTTTTTGGTCCAACAAATGGCTTCTTCCTTGACAAGAGATCCCAATTTCACAGAAACACTTGCCGCGGCCATTTCCGG